The Vigna unguiculata cultivar IT97K-499-35 chromosome 1, ASM411807v1, whole genome shotgun sequence nucleotide sequence GTAGCCagctaaaaaaacataataatggTATAGCACACAGGAATAGCCAGTATtgtgaatttctttttattgctattattatttagtttattatatttttattactgttattgtttaatttattatattatattcagtttttattatcatttagtTTATCACGTCATATATTATACTCaaaatagtttataatattttcatagTGCTACTGTTTAATCtattacattatatttaatgttttatttactttttattactattattttgttttacagcatcatataatattgaattattatgttatttataggtattttaatatattttttattcactaTAAACTCTTACGAAACCTCACACTCTAGATGTCTAAATTATGCCATTGCAATGACATTTTGTGGATAAGCCATGCCCAAAATCTGATGTGCATATAACATAACCCACAGGATAAGAGGCAGAGGCAGAAACCTTACCAAGATACTCGAGCTCATAAAACCCTCCAATGCGTGCTATCACAAAATCTCGAGGCCTTGCAAGGCCAGGGTCACAAGATTGAATTATCAGACAACCTTGCTGAAGAATTTGAACAAATAGGCACTGCAGTCCCTTTGTATCCTGCCTACTGCTTATTCCACCAAAGGGGAAAATGTTACAGTCTAGCAATTCTCCCCTCGAATCTGTCCAAATGCATACAAGCCAACGCCAGTCCTCTGTCCATCCATAGCAACAATGTAGGCTTGGAGGACTCTTCGGATCAGACCCAGATCCATCAGTGCTTGAAGCAGACTCCACACTTCCTGCTGTACTTGTACTCTGTACATAGTTACCACTACTGTCATCTACCAGTGCCTTGGAAGATTCTGAAGTGGGACTACCAATGACTGAAATACCACTTTCAAGAGAACCTGGTTCTGCCAGAATAAAAAGGGGTTCAAACATGTAACGAATTTCATCAAGGAGGAAAATATCCCCAGTTCTACTTGGATCACAGCTTAGCCCCCCAGTCCTTGTTGGCTGCCAAGAATTATCCCACGTACCAGGCCTCAAGCTAGCATCTATGTCACCCTCTCTTGGAAGAGAATGTCCTGCCATTCGAGGACCAACACAATCTTTCCACATCCCAGAGATGGGAGAAGGCAGCTGCGTCAAAACAGAATGAGATCTACCAGAAAATGCAGACTGAGAAAAATCACTAGAGATTCCACGTGAAATTCGACGAGCTTTGCAGTACACAGTAAATGCAGTCTCTTTTAAAATGACAAGTTCGCTAACAGATGGGCTAGTGACTCTGAAAATGGCATCCACAGTCACAATCTGCAAGACCAATTTTGGAATACTAAACCCTGAAAGCACAAGAACATTAGATGGAGAAGCCTCATCGACAGCAGCCAAGCCACTTAATGCCTTCACAACCTGACTATGCAAGcaagatttcctctctctatcCAACTGTTGGACTACAGATCCAATCGCAACAGAAGATTCAATTACAGTTTGCAAAATTGCAGTGGGATCAGGAAATGGGCACACCACATAGATTACCTAAATGTTATGGGGTAAAGATGAGATCAAAAAGCACCAATGCACATAGATCTACAGTACAAATTAGAGAAATATGCTATAACAAAACTATGTTCTGTAACGAACAGTGCCATGCCATTAATGCTTCAAACAACCAAGTTGTTAAAACCTCATCATAATTTGGACTGATTAGCTCTTAGAGAACATAACCATTCAATCTACAATTTGCCAATAAACAAGGCACTTACCAAGCACGAACTGTTACTTCCTTCGCTGGGGTTTGTAGAAAAGCACGAGCCAATTTTCAAACCTCTAAGTGCCTTAGAAAGAGACTTGAGATAACTAGTCAGGTCCCAGCCATTTGATAAcgataaaaaataatcacttACTGAACCAACAAGAGATGCATTACTGCTCTCAATCTTCATTGATTGGGGGCAGTCAAGTAAAACAAAACCACAAGATGACAACTTTGAAGACTCTATCTCCATCTGATTCCCTAAGCCTTGAGGTGAATGAGTACCCAGCTTGCATGTCTCGTACactgaaaagaataaaagaaaaataagactATAGAACAAACCAACACAAAAAACCAGAGTGAAGGGTGAAACTTAAACAGCAGTCACAATGCATAAAAATCTAGAAGCAGAGAAGCTCTGACACAGCAATCAGCTACAGTTACATTCAATTATAACAACAAACAGAAAAGACCAGAATCAAGTAATCCTCAAAGCACTTCAAATAGCCACTACATCCAACTCTGGtttcttcatattttcttcCACCCTTTTTACCGTCATTAAtacatgataattaatttgataaaatacaaaaaaatgttaaaaccaAGATATACCATAATATGTATCAAATATGCAATTTGTAAACATCATCAAATAGTCTTCATAGATAAATTGAATCATAATTACCACTATTTACCTGTTCCTAGTTGTTGAAAAAAATCAGCAGCAGCAGAAGTAAGGGGATCAATGTCAGGGCATACCACATGATACGTAATCTACAACCAACAATTCATATCACGATATTAATGAAAGAATGTTCTTAAGCTCATACCCATTGGGTAAATAAGTCAGGATATGTGGTAGAGAAGGTTACATTAATAACAGCAGCAATTAGTGATAATGAACTTACAGGTTTCTGTAGAGCATAGGGCTCTAGAGGAGCTTTTTCCCAATGCTGCAAGGAGTTTGCTGATGTCTTGAGCCAATCATCCTGATACCTATTAGACATGTCACATGCTACGTATCAGTGGTTAACTAAATACCAAACTTTACAGTACCAGATATATCTTATCATGTGCAATATAACACGGACAATATACCAGAAAATAAGTACGTGATTAATCTAATGGGTTATTTTTAgcacttgaaaataaagaactGAAATTGTTTACGGCCAAATACCAAGAGAGATCAATCAATGTCtattttatacataattaaatacaaaaaacataTCCCGTAATTATAGGGATTAATACTCAACTAACTGAATCAAAAACTCAAATACTATAAAAAGGCTCGAACCCCAGGCAGTCATGTATTAACTTACTCCTCTTTAAGCCCAAATGACAAAATGAATACCTACCCTACAAGTATAGAAGGAAATGGAAGAGCAATAAGAGTAGGTTTAAGTCGGGAAAATGTTTGCTGCTCTGACTCTGTACTGCATAAATCCTGGCCAGGTCTCCTTTGAGAAATCTCATCCACCTTAGCACCATCCATCATGTTGGAAACTGCACTACCAACCAAATTGTATTAGCATCATGAACAAAAAACTCCCATCACTAATGTAAACGCAAACTTCTACCCTTAATACTGGAAGATCCACCAACAGATGATTGGGATGGACTCATTGGTTCTGAAGAATCTCTACATTCATTATTGGTCGATTCAACAGAGACTCCATCAACTATGCTTCCGGTATCAACCAATGGATTGCATCCTTTGCACCAGTCAGTTATAGATAATGGCCCTTCCAAATTAGAAAAAGCAGATTTCAAAGCTGTTTTTATGTCAGACTGCAGCAAACTGATGACAGTGGATGCATGAACCTGAGAATTTAAAACACTGgatataagtataaaaaatgGAGCAGAAATCAATTAATAACCCCATTGACCATTATTAGCCTAACGTTTTAAAATAAGCAACCCCACGAgattacaacaaaaaataaaacaaactcaTAAAACTAGATTATTAAGAATATTATGTGAAGGAGtcaatataaaaacaattaataaccCCATTGACCATTATtagcctaaagttttaaaataagcaaCCCCACGagattacaaaaaatataaaacaaactcATAAAACTATATTAGTGACAATATTACGTGAAGGAGTCAatataaaaacagaaaacaaaactcAGATCATATATTTCATAAGAGGATCAACATCTTATCTCGTTAGAAATAGAAGCATTTAATGATTACTACTTTCAAGTAGTTTGGTGTGTTTAGCTGAGGTCCATGTATTATGTATCTCAAGGAAGTAgtgatttttaattatctttctaATACTAATAACAACCAATACTATTATTAATACCATAAATATTACAGTAATACTATTATTAATACCACAAATATTATAGTAATACTATAATTAATACATGAATATTACAGTAAAAAGGTTACGTGTAAATAAAAATGTGAGTTTAAGTCAAACTCAATTCTAAACTGGTATGTAAAGTGAAATTGCTCACACTTACGCagtttttttaagatttatctCTAATGCATGATAGGGGAATTTTCTCGAATCTCCCCCTCACACCCAACACTATGGGGGTTGGTACGTGGATGATATGATTGGTAACTGTTTTAATGGATTTAGGATAGTCTATGATACTAGAATGTGGGTTTATACTTAACTCAATCCCTCAAATTCAATTTGTAGGTGAAGATTGCCACCTTCAAGTACTTATTTTAGGCTCTATCTCTAATGCTAACAACGGTAAAAGCTTACATCGGCAGAAAGTGGATCCACTAACTCCAAGCCAGCAATGTCCAGCGAATGAGAAGAGGCAAGAGTTCCCCCACAGCCAGCATGAACCATGGAAGGGCCACAACAGAATCCACGCCTCCACTGTTCTTGCATTGCAAGTAAACCATACGGACCATCACCACAATCTGCATCCAAGGCCAGATCAACAAAGGAAATAGCTTGTTGGACAAGCAAAGCAATCCCATCAAGGAGCTCCTGAAGCGGTTTCCTTTGACCATATGAAAGAATACCTTCTTCGTTGAAAGAACTGTGAGAAAAAGAAGGACCAATTTCCATGTTAGGTGAATTTGAAGATTTTATAACTTTTGAAGATCCTAATGTGCGCCAAACACCAACAGGGGCATTCAGGTGACCATCAAGCATTCCTCCATCAATATCACCTGCAATTCGAATGggtatattttctttcttcttcacatCATACTTGGCAGATATATTGTCTGTTGCTGTATTTGGGTCACTAGGAAGCTGATTCAAAAATGAAACCCCGGTTGACCTACTGAAACCGGGCATTAGGTTACCAGAAGATAAGAGAGTATGACGTAATCTGCACACGGAAGCTTGCAACATAACACATGTGATATCAGTAGCCAACAAAGTTTTTGCAGATAGAAGAACATGCTCTGGTTCATGGGTGCCTTCAGCTGTCTTCCTAAGGGAAGACTTGACAATAGCATTAGAACCAATGTTTGAGAGTGGCAGTATCCCGTCAGATTTAGTAATGCTATCATCATTACATACGACAagacttttatcatttttttcttccctACTTTCCACAAATGTGTAGTAATGTTTTGAGAAGAGACTTGTACTAGAATCATGTTTTCCAGCCCCTGTTTTTGTGTTGACAGACATTCCATTCTTCCCTTCCGATCCTTCATTGCAAGGAGAAGAGGGTGGTGCTGCACCATATAAGTAATTGTTTGAACTTGAATTTGAACTCTCTGCTTTACGacattttggaaaatatgggcTTCTGAATAATGTTGTAGATAGCTCACAGGTAGGGGTCTCAACAGCACCAAATTCAGGAGCAAATGTCATCATTGCTTCAGCTTTCATTATATGATCAAACTCCCTTGTATACAACATCTGAGAATGATTGGACGGACCCAAGGACATAGAGTTATTGAAGTTATCTTGACTTTTGTTAAGAAATTCCTCTACGGATGTTGAAGGAGGGGGGTTAAAGCTCTCAAAGGAAGGAAACCCAACAGGTAAAAGCATTTGATCTGGAACATCTATCACACCACCTGGACTGCTGTTGACATCTCCATAATCTGGGGAAGAAAACATAAGTGCCTGAGATTCTGCTGTTCCTGGGGGCTGTCAGAAAAATTATCACAGATTAAGAAACTGGGATATAAGACTAAGAagcaaagaaaaagaacaagaaTACTAAATAAAGAGGGGAGCATATAAATTTGAAGTACTCAgcagttaaaaaaatattatgagtaAACACCGGAAAAGTATACAATCTATACAATCAAACAAATCtaacatcaaaattttaatttaaaaaagaatcatCAAGATATAAACCTCTTAGAATATAATCAGCTGTTACATATTTATAGGAAATCAACCTTTACATAATCTCGTAAATTAGGATGATTGATTCATAGTTATTAAGTGtttttattgtaattgattCTATTCAATAGTATAAATGCATATTGTCTGGTTTACATTATACACACAATACATTCAGAACATATATTCGATCttaattttttctcttcattttttttctggGTGAACAGTACCCGTTTTAGTCCATTTCAGGTACTTTTCCCATGGATTCCGAAAGCTCACAATCAAGTACCCCCTCTACAGTTACTTCTACCAATGTTCgttccatatgtctggtaacaAGTCTATTTATTTGAATTCTTTACCTTCTATTACCATGGCATATGGCTCTCAAATAAAAGTTCATGGCATTAGTCAAACACAACATTCTTCTAATCTTACCCTAGATTTTGTCTTTTATATTCTCAGGTgtccttttaatttaaatttattctcCATAAGCAAGCACACTTGCACCTAAAATTACTTTGTTCTTTTTGCTATTAATGTTGTTCTTATCAGAGGAAACCTTATCTCATAGAGaagcaaaaaacaaaatatagttgCTAGATCTAGTGCAGAATATCGTGCTATGGCAGCAGCCACTTGTGAGCTTACGTGGCTTAGGCAACTATTACTACAACTAAAAGTAGGGGACATCCATGAAACAAAGCTTATTTGTGACAATCAAGTTGCACTTCACATTGCATCAAACCCAATCTTCCATGAAAGAACCAAACACATTGGAATTGATTGTCACTTTGTTCGAGAAACGTGTCTTTGGTGAAATCACTATTGATTTTGTCAACTCTATCAATCAGTTGGTTAACGTATTCACAAAGTCCCTTAGAGGCCCTCGGATTGAGTacatttgtaacaagcttggtgCATATGACATATATGCTCCAACTTGAGCGAGAGTGTTAGAATATAATCAGCTGTTACAGATTTCTAAGAAATCAACCGTTACATAATCTCGTAAATTAGAGTGATTGATTCCTAATTATTAAGTGTCTTTATTGTAATTGATTCtattcaataatataaatacatattgtgtGGTCTACATTATACACACAATACATTCAGAACATATACAATTCTacaaaaccaaacaaaattcATGACATGACTCACAGACACATGTAAGAAAGACAAGACCAGGCATAATAAAATAGGAAAACACCTTACACTCTGAAACAAAGACAATAGAAGATAGAACAAACTAAACAACTCCATTAATGCAATAAGGATCTTCAAAACCTCTTCATATTCGAGGAGATCCATATTGTTGTAAGGCATACAAATCAAAAAGTGTAGTGTGTACTGTATCTATTTTATTTGTACCGTTCCAATATACAAACTGCTAGAACAAACAAAATGCATAATTATAGAGGAGTAGCACATGACCTATTTGGATGTCTAATTTACAATTGAAGTGTTTAAATGTGTAATGCACCTGTTTAGTAATGGTAGTCACAACCCAATGGCTCACAGTAAAACTAAGGATTAGAGCAGAAAAAAGTGGAAATCAAAACCAGAAATCCTCTGTAAATTGCAGTATTAACATTCAGATACCTCTCCAAAAGGCAAGACATCGTTTTCAAAGAAGTCACCAAAATCACCAAATTCTGATAAAAGGGCTTGAATATCCATTTCCGTGCCCCTATCGTCATCATCCCAGTCCCAGTAAGACCCAATAGGCTCATTTCCTACTCCTGTAATAGCTGAATTGTTCACTTCAACAGAACCAAAATCAGACATGTAAGTATCTTGCACCGGAATGTTTGTGGCTGTACTTAATGACTCTGTCACCCCTGTTCGAGACCTCTTAGAGCCCTGCAGAGAAATAAGAGTGCATGAAATATTGTGAAagaacattttcatatttttaagaaaaatactgcaaattaatatatttcattaCATGTTCTAAAAATGTATTTAGTTAGGCAATGGATAGAGAAGCATGTCTATCACTATGTTGCAAGGGTACTGCAACACTTGCGTTTtgcaattgaatttaaaataaatgttctAGTGCATGTGTATCATGTCAAGGACCTAAGGGCATGGTAACTGCACTGACCAGTATTTCTAAGCCATGCATCTAATACAATACATTTAGGTGTATGCTATTGTCTGATTCATTTGGTTAGGTTGGTGTTCACATATTTATGGATGCTGATACATGGGATAAGATTCAGCAATGTGCTCTTCTTTAATGCATGACTTTTAAGAGGTCCCTCGCAGATATGCATAGTAATTGGATAGCTACGTTAAACtggttttcttctctttttttctttctggaAGATCAAATATCTTATAAGTtcttcatgatcttcttttccTCATCTTGAAAATCTTTCTtctatagtaaaataaaaattcaattataatttcaaatataaataatgaaataccAATTTGGGGCCATCACTATCCAGTTGATCAGCAGAAGACACCATAGACTGTCTACAAGTTAAAGAATCAGCATCTGCCTCCAGTTCACTTGGACCTGTAGTCTTGTAATCACTATCACTAGAACTGGCACTTAAGCTACTAATACTGCTACTATTGCTATTGCTACTACTATCATAACTATTTTGCATACGGGCTCCATTGATTTCAATCCAAGGATCTTCACAACAATCCTCATTACCAGCACTGCAGAAGGCAGAAGAAAAATTTAAGGCTTTAACTAAACCAGAACAATTGTACTCAAACATATTTATGTTCTAAAGAAATTAACCAATAAATTATAAGGAAAAGGTTTCGAAGATGAATAGAAGAGAGATAAAGTTGATGAAAAAACCTATTgacaacattttgtttttgtttgaaaaaaattaaagtagaaaataatggaagtactaataataaaaattgcagAAAGAACAACATCTgtgactttttttaaaaaaagtaattggCTGCCTAGTGACTGTATGCTAGACAGCCATCAGTAGAAGACAGAAGTAGCACAGGATTCACAACTAAACTTTATAAAATCAAAGACGTAAGAATCAAGAAACATGTCAGGCAAAAACGTGCATACATGCAAAGAGTGATAGAGAGAACACAAACCAGTGAATAAAGGAAGAGGAACTGGGAAGAGATGGTCCCATCCAATTCTGCAGCCAAAATCTGTATGTTTCACATTAAAGATAAGTCAGAGCCTGCCTCTTTTATGAATTGAAGTATAATGGCTCATATGACAGGACAATCACAATAAACACATCATAGTCatgtgagaaaaataaatttgttgcaGCTAAAGTGACAGCATTAACTACGGTTTGGGTGAAACCAGTTAATAGAGTAAAAATATGTGCACAAAAATAGAtgagtaaaaatgaaaacaagtaAAGATTATTGTACTGTACCAAAAACAAAGGAGGACActgaaaacatataaaatagtTCAAAACAGAGATTACATACATAGAGGTTACATATATGGAACACAATGCTCCCTACTGCTATTCAATTGGAAACAGAGTAATGTTGCTAAATATCATGATAGTGAACCACACCATCATGAGAAATTAATCACTCTTGTTCATTATAATCTACTATTTGGTTCACATATCACGTGCATAACAGCAGTAATGTTGAGTAGAATTGTTTTCTATGTAGCTGATTTGGATATGATTCAGAGAGATTAGCCTCCATTGGAAGTCAAGAATGCAGGGATCGGGCAATTTTGCCTCactcacatttttttcttgttttaatatTCCTTTCATTTTTATGTGCATAATCCcttattttcaaatttccttACACTTTGCGAGAtaaactttttctttaaattaatcattGATTTATTATAGTAATAACAATAAAGTAGGGAAACCAGCTACACTTAATCAAAGAAAGTGGGAACATAAAGTAAGATAACATAGAAGCATAAATACCTTCTCAAGGAAGACCTCGCTAATGATGTTTGTAAAACTGGCACGAGCACTGCCTCAGCTGGATACAGAAATGTTTTCTCATAATCTGACAAGTGTTCTGCTGATCCCTTGTGATCACTTCGTCCCGTAATAGGGGACTCAGCAACATGAAGTGTGGGTAAATTCCTGGCACTAATTTTGTTTGGCAGCAAAGAGTTGTCAGTTCCAGATCTTGAGAAGCCCAGACTCACTTCAACATAACAATTTTGCCCCCTCAGCTGGCAACCAACACCCTGGGAAACATTATATGGTAGACCTATAATTCCATTGGACACCCTAAATTTGGTAGAACTGCTATtagaaatacaaagaaaaaaaaaattccgtCATGGGTGATATCTTGATATATCAAATGTCTATATGAAAGGGAATGAAAGGGACCTGAAATAACTTTGCTTGACAAGATCACTTGGAGAACAACCAGTCAAACTGCCACGCATTCCATGAGGAGAAACaatcactacaacaaaaatgtacaagtaaaataaaatggtGTCAAGGAAAGCCAACCAGAAAACGAAGATGAAGTTTTCATATTGCTAGGAACCCTTAGAAATGACTTTCAACCAACAAAATTCTATGTGCACAGAGCATGCCAACCTGGAAGTCTACATGTAGACTCCATCGAATGTTTTAATACTTTTTCCAAATCACTTGTCGTAAGAATCCGGATATGCCTGAAACAAAGAAGGGAAAATACCTAATATTCcaatattagataaaatattgaaaaaaagagaaataacaCCATCTTACTTTGAAGACACTATGACATGTATGAAGATGGCTTCCTCAGTTGCAGCAAAGGCAAACTCAACTGCAGGCTGTCCTCTTCTGGAAGTATCAGAAATGTGCAATAgcaaattcaaattataaaatatataaataaaagatagaaTGGTCACAGTCATTTAACATGCTAGATTATACACATTACATACAAATTACATTGTCCAGTTAACCAGCTTTGGTGGGTTAGTAGCTAAAGGCAATAGGATGCAGATGGGTTTATAATGTAAAGTATAAATCTGATGGTACATTAGAATGTTACAAAGCAAGGTTAGTAGCTAAAGGATTTACTCAGACTTATGGTGTTGACTATGAGGAGACATTTGCTCCAGTGGCAAAGATGAATACAGTTAGAATCATTCTTTTATTGGTTGTGTGCTTTGGTTGGGAATTACAAcaatttgatgtgaaaaatgcTTTCTTGCATGGACAATTAGATGAAGAAGTCTATGGAAATTCCCCCAGGTTTTAGGCCTATTGAAGAAGGGAATAAAGAATGTAGGTTGAAGAAAGCTTTGTATGGACTCAAGCAGTCACCCCGTGCTTGATTTGGTCGACTCCCTCATGTTATGATCTCCATGGGGTATTGACAAAGTCAGGGTGACCATACCTTGTTCATCAAGCATTCCTAAAAAGGTAAACTTACACTACTCTTAgtctatgttgatgacatgaTTGTTGGAGATGATGAACATGAGAAacaaatcttgaaagaaaagcTTGCTGCCCaatttgatatgaaagatctAGGAAAGTTGAAGTACTTTCTTGGATAGAAGTAGCTTAGTCGAAGAAAGGCATCTTTATCTCCCAAAGAAAGTATGTTCTTGATCTTCTCAAAGAAACAGGTATGATTGATTGCAAGACCATTGAAGTTCCTATAGAACAAAACCATAAAATTGGGAGGGATGAAGGCAGTTCTCATGTGCATAAAGGCCAATATCAAAGACTTGTTGGGAAGCATATTTACTTAGCTCACACTAAATCGGATATAGCCTATGCTGTGAGTGTCGTCACTCAGTTCATGCATGATCCAAAGGAGAGACATTTACAAGCTCTAAACAAAATCCTTCAATATTTGAAGACAAGTCCAGGGAGGGGATTATTGTTccagagaaatgaaaaatttaaaatggaaGTGTGTACTGATGCAGATTATGCAGGGACTGTCATGGATAGGAGATCTACTACAGGATATTGCATGTTTTTGGGTGGAAATTTCGTGACTTGAAGaagtaagaaacaaaatgttgttGCAAGGTCTAGTGCAAAGGCTGAGTTTCGAGCTATGGCACAAGGGGTGTGTGAATTGTTATGGCTGaaaattattctaaatgatCTTAAAATGGCATGTGAAGAACCTATAATcctttattgtgataataagTCCGCTATTAGCATTGCTCACAATCCAATTCAGAATGAAAGGACCAAACACATAGTTATAGACCGATACTTTATTAAAGAGAAATTGGACAGTGGTCTTATCACTACTTCCTATGTCCCATCTAGGCTTCAACTAGCAGATTTGTTTAGAAAAGGTCTTCCCACTAAACGATTTCATGATCTCACATGTAAGCTGGGAATGATAGATATCCATTCACCAGATTGATTGGGATTGTTGTAAGAAGGATCTTAAATGCATTACTAGAAGTTGgaagaatattaaatatattactaGAAGCTAACCTGAAGCTAATAGAAGATTCTAGAGATCTCcttgtaattattactttagGGTTAGAGTTCTATAAATAGAGACTTATGTACTGTTTCAAATGAATCAATTGAATGAcaatcttctttcttttatattaattctttct carries:
- the LOC114184993 gene encoding mediator of RNA polymerase II transcription subunit 13 — translated: MRSESDPNINRFAVSPLQQNPNSNHRSLHSNIAVMWTNVFKIGSLHQISWFQFHPHEPDLNPLPDKSVKVDQKDAANLLVLSSHLQLQKEGFLSTWTNSFVGPWDPSQGLHNPDEKIKLWLFLPGRHSSVVETAQPAVSRLRVVASGLWLAPGDSEEVAAALSQALRSCIERALLGLCYMRFGDVFSKFHQFQSEELFRRGQPAVEFAFAATEEAIFIHVIVSSKHIRILTTSDLEKVLKHSMESTCRLPVIVSPHGMRGSLTGCSPSDLVKQSYFSSSTKFRVSNGIIGLPYNVSQGVGCQLRGQNCYVEVSLGFSRSGTDNSLLPNKISARNLPTLHVAESPITGRSDHKGSAEHLSDYEKTFLYPAEAVLVPVLQTSLARSSLRRFWLQNWMGPSLPSSSSFIHCAGNEDCCEDPWIEINGARMQNSYDSSSNSNSSSISSLSASSSDSDYKTTGPSELEADADSLTCRQSMVSSADQLDSDGPKLGSKRSRTGVTESLSTATNIPVQDTYMSDFGSVEVNNSAITGVGNEPIGSYWDWDDDDRGTEMDIQALLSEFGDFGDFFENDVLPFGEPPGTAESQALMFSSPDYGDVNSSPGGVIDVPDQMLLPVGFPSFESFNPPPSTSVEEFLNKSQDNFNNSMSLGPSNHSQMLYTREFDHIMKAEAMMTFAPEFGAVETPTCELSTTLFRSPYFPKCRKAESSNSSSNNYLYGAAPPSSPCNEGSEGKNGMSVNTKTGAGKHDSSTSLFSKHYYTFVESREEKNDKSLVVCNDDSITKSDGILPLSNIGSNAIVKSSLRKTAEGTHEPEHVLLSAKTLLATDITCVMLQASVCRLRHTLLSSGNLMPGFSRSTGVSFLNQLPSDPNTATDNISAKYDVKKKENIPIRIAGDIDGGMLDGHLNAPVGVWRTLGSSKVIKSSNSPNMEIGPSFSHSSFNEEGILSYGQRKPLQELLDGIALLVQQAISFVDLALDADCGDGPYGLLAMQEQWRRGFCCGPSMVHAGCGGTLASSHSLDIAGLELVDPLSADVHASTVISLLQSDIKTALKSAFSNLEGPLSITDWCKGCNPLVDTGSIVDGVSVESTNNECRDSSEPMSPSQSSVGGSSSIKVSNMMDGAKVDEISQRRPGQDLCSTESEQQTFSRLKPTLIALPFPSILVGYQDDWLKTSANSLQHWEKAPLEPYALQKPITYHVVCPDIDPLTSAAADFFQQLGTVYETCKLGTHSPQGLGNQMEIESSKLSSCGFVLLDCPQSMKIESSNASLVGSVSDYFLSLSNGWDLTSYLKSLSKALRGLKIGSCFSTNPSEGSNSSCLVIYVVCPFPDPTAILQTVIESSVAIGSVVQQLDRERKSCLHSQVVKALSGLAAVDEASPSNVLVLSGFSIPKLVLQIVTVDAIFRVTSPSVSELVILKETAFTVYCKARRISRGISSDFSQSAFSGRSHSVLTQLPSPISGMWKDCVGPRMAGHSLPREGDIDASLRPGTWDNSWQPTRTGGLSCDPSRTGDIFLLDEIRYMFEPLFILAEPGSLESGISVIGSPTSESSKALVDDSSGNYVQSTSTAGSVESASSTDGSGSDPKSPPSLHCCYGWTEDWRWLVCIWTDSRGELLDCNIFPFGGISSRQDTKGLQCLFVQILQQGCLIIQSCDPGLARPRDFVIARIGGFYELEYLEWQKAIYSVGVSEMKRWPLQLRKSMSDGLSATSNGSSLQQQDMSLIPERTLPSSPSPLYSPHTKSTGFMKGNLGQPTARKQLMGGHSMVDNSRGLLHWAQSISFVAVSMDHTLQLVHPADSSTPGYIEGFTPVKSLGSTSSAYILIPSPSMRFLPPTVFQLPTCLTAESPPLAHLLHSKGSALPLSAGFVVSKAVPSMRKDYRSNLKEEWPSILSVSLIDYYGGTNIPQEKVVRGINKQVGRSLSWEAKDFEIETHLVLESIAAELHALSWMTVSPAYLERRTALPFHCDMVLRLRRLLHFADKELTKQSEKS